A single region of the Halopiger xanaduensis SH-6 genome encodes:
- the phnD gene encoding phosphate/phosphite/phosphonate ABC transporter substrate-binding protein, whose protein sequence is MLADGDEFEFATPNWEENNYLASPLIDAGYERGSTEDLENMGDREVDEVPHGQPVQETPENESEWLDPDTLVFTESPSEDVQGRYEEDFEAIFDRIREETGKEVEYNKVDNYAASVEAMRSERAHIANFSTGTTAFAVNLCGAVPFAVGIGSDGAFGYRLFATTRADADDIQSVEDFARDDVTMAHAEPASNSGHQAPSALFDQEFDVTPEEDYEVEFSGGHSQTTRGIANGDYDAGPICSTCMKDTVEGDSSLEFDDFKIVWASNPFPNGPIAYRYNLHPDIIEGIKAAWLETDFSGTAYAERTDYTEFVPIEYRRHWYDIMVIQRYNDVEYEQGSLSE, encoded by the coding sequence ATGTTAGCCGACGGAGACGAGTTCGAATTCGCTACTCCGAACTGGGAGGAAAACAACTACCTCGCGTCCCCGCTCATCGATGCGGGGTACGAGCGCGGCTCCACTGAGGACCTGGAGAACATGGGCGATCGCGAGGTCGACGAGGTCCCCCACGGCCAGCCGGTCCAGGAGACTCCGGAGAACGAGAGCGAGTGGCTGGATCCGGATACGCTCGTCTTCACCGAGAGCCCCAGCGAGGACGTGCAGGGACGATACGAGGAGGACTTCGAAGCGATATTCGACCGCATCCGAGAGGAGACCGGCAAGGAAGTCGAGTACAACAAGGTCGACAACTACGCGGCGTCCGTCGAAGCGATGCGGTCGGAGCGTGCACACATCGCCAACTTCTCGACCGGAACGACCGCGTTCGCGGTCAACCTCTGCGGTGCGGTTCCGTTCGCAGTCGGTATCGGCTCCGACGGTGCGTTCGGGTACCGACTGTTCGCCACGACGCGAGCCGATGCCGACGATATCCAGAGCGTCGAAGACTTCGCTCGAGACGACGTCACGATGGCCCACGCGGAGCCGGCGTCGAACTCCGGCCACCAGGCGCCGTCGGCGCTGTTCGATCAGGAGTTCGACGTGACGCCAGAAGAGGACTACGAGGTCGAATTCTCCGGCGGCCACTCCCAGACAACCCGCGGGATCGCAAACGGGGACTACGACGCCGGTCCGATCTGTTCGACCTGTATGAAAGACACCGTCGAGGGCGACAGCAGTCTCGAGTTCGACGACTTCAAAATCGTCTGGGCGTCGAACCCGTTCCCGAACGGACCGATCGCCTACCGGTACAACCTCCATCCGGACATCATCGAAGGCATCAAGGCCGCGTGGCTCGAGACCGATTTCAGCGGAACGGCCTACGCCGAACGGACCGATTACACGGAGTTCGTGCCGATCGAGTACCGCAGACACTGGTACGACATCATGGTCATCCAGCGGTACAACGACGTCGAGTACGAACAGGGTTCGCTGAGTGAGTAA